One segment of Candidatus Nitrospira nitrosa DNA contains the following:
- a CDS encoding class I SAM-dependent methyltransferase, with protein sequence MRGEEFQQLRTEVLQSVAGEVLEIGIGTGLNLSHYGPNVSRVRAVDPTPMLPTRMAKRRAGVPFPVEITHHSAERLPYEDRTFDCVVSTWTLCTIPDAVRALREVRRALKPDGRFLFLEHGRSDDHKIARWQDRLNPVQNIIGCGCNLNRRIDDLIAQAGLNITQLDRFAMQGVPRLGGEMYRGTAVRQN encoded by the coding sequence ATGCGTGGGGAGGAGTTCCAGCAATTACGGACCGAGGTGCTCCAATCGGTGGCCGGCGAGGTGCTGGAGATTGGGATTGGGACCGGACTCAATCTTTCTCACTATGGCCCTAACGTGTCGCGGGTGCGGGCCGTTGACCCCACCCCTATGCTTCCCACGCGGATGGCGAAGCGTCGTGCAGGCGTGCCCTTTCCGGTTGAGATCACCCATCACAGCGCCGAGCGACTACCCTATGAAGACCGGACATTCGACTGCGTAGTCAGTACCTGGACCCTCTGCACCATTCCCGATGCGGTGCGTGCGCTGCGGGAAGTGCGCCGTGCACTCAAACCAGACGGCAGGTTTCTCTTTTTGGAACATGGCAGGAGCGACGACCACAAGATTGCCCGATGGCAGGACAGACTCAATCCTGTCCAGAACATCATCGGCTGCGGATGCAATCTGAATCGCCGGATTGATGATCTGATCGCTCAAGCCGGGCTGAACATCACTCAGCTCGATCGATTTGCCATGCAGGGGGTACCAAGACTAGGCGGAGAAATGTATCGAGGCACGGCGGTGAGACAGAACTAG
- a CDS encoding HAD family hydrolase: MTQSSARSPQPYFDWSQIDDVLLDMDGTLLDRHFDNFFFDEELPRRYAALHRLSFQESRDRLMAMYRSVEGELAWTDLNYWTRRVGIDVVAMHKELDHMIGFLPGAEEFLRHLQQLGKRVTIITNAHSTGVSVKISKTGLDRYVDRIVDAFEVGYLKMRPEYWPNCQRLLGFDPSRSLFMDDDEGCLTAAKAFGVAHLVHSAKSSSELPPAPLPQFFSVTGFTSLLNGRSMG, translated from the coding sequence ATGACGCAGTCCTCAGCCCGCAGTCCTCAGCCCTACTTCGATTGGTCCCAGATCGATGATGTGCTCCTGGATATGGACGGCACATTGCTGGACCGCCACTTCGATAACTTCTTCTTTGACGAAGAATTGCCGCGGCGGTATGCCGCGTTGCACAGGCTCTCATTTCAGGAGTCTCGCGATCGTCTCATGGCGATGTACCGATCGGTCGAAGGAGAACTCGCGTGGACGGACCTGAACTATTGGACCAGGCGGGTCGGCATTGATGTGGTGGCGATGCACAAGGAACTCGATCACATGATCGGATTTCTACCAGGCGCTGAGGAATTCTTGCGCCATCTTCAACAGCTGGGGAAACGCGTGACCATCATCACGAATGCCCATTCGACCGGAGTGTCGGTCAAAATCTCGAAGACCGGTTTGGATCGGTATGTGGACCGAATTGTGGATGCTTTTGAGGTGGGGTATCTGAAGATGCGGCCGGAGTATTGGCCGAATTGTCAGCGCTTGTTGGGTTTTGATCCCTCGCGATCCCTCTTTATGGATGACGATGAAGGCTGTCTAACGGCGGCAAAAGCATTCGGAGTTGCTCATTTGGTGCATAGTGCGAAGTCGAGTTCGGAATTGCCGCCGGCCCCGCTTCCACAGTTTTTCTCGGTCACGGGATTTACGTCGCTCTTGAACGGCAGGTCGATGGGCTAG
- the der gene encoding ribosome biogenesis GTPase Der: MPRAKSGQKQEPTLPLLPTEGGPPPLIAIIGRPNVGKSTLFNKILGQKIAIVDDVPGVTRDRNYADATYRTRKFRLVDTGGLDLSSSDSMLTLIRRQSELAIAEADILIFLLDGRSGLTPPDHEVVKLLRGVTKPLFYAVNKIDTPKSEPLLADFYKLGTDELYPISAEHGLGVSELLDALYPLLPSTEESDELQQLPRVAIVGRPNVGKSTLVNALLGEERVVVSNVPGTTRDPVDSLVTHQDQSYVFTDTAGIRRRGKIDRGIEGYSVLRSLRAIGRSDIAVLLLDGVEGVTEQDTKIAGAILKQGRACILLINKWDLRAGDQNARQAYELEFNRRFPFLAWAPVLYGSALKPESIRRLFPLLKDVHGMFTKRVSTGALNIWLQKILETHPLPARKHKPTAGTKSAFMTQVATKPPVFVLFVGHPEDITPAYLKYLENQLRETYLFTGTPLRIMVRKK, encoded by the coding sequence ATGCCTCGTGCAAAATCAGGTCAGAAACAAGAACCGACCCTTCCGTTGCTCCCAACCGAGGGCGGACCTCCCCCACTCATTGCCATCATCGGTCGCCCCAACGTGGGAAAGTCGACGTTGTTCAACAAGATCCTTGGCCAGAAGATCGCGATCGTAGACGACGTCCCTGGTGTGACGCGCGACCGCAACTATGCTGATGCCACCTACCGCACCCGAAAGTTCAGACTGGTCGACACGGGGGGATTGGATCTGTCTTCGTCGGACAGCATGCTGACCTTGATCCGACGTCAATCGGAACTCGCGATCGCCGAGGCAGACATCCTCATTTTCCTCCTGGACGGCCGGTCAGGATTGACTCCCCCGGACCATGAGGTGGTGAAACTCCTACGCGGCGTGACGAAACCTTTGTTCTACGCAGTCAATAAGATCGATACGCCAAAATCCGAGCCCTTACTCGCCGACTTCTATAAATTGGGCACGGATGAGCTCTATCCCATCTCCGCCGAACATGGGCTCGGGGTCTCTGAACTCTTAGACGCCCTTTACCCCCTACTTCCCTCAACGGAGGAATCTGACGAGCTGCAACAACTCCCCCGTGTGGCCATCGTCGGCCGTCCGAACGTCGGCAAATCCACGCTCGTGAACGCGCTGCTCGGAGAGGAGCGTGTCGTGGTCAGCAATGTGCCGGGAACCACGCGCGATCCGGTGGATTCACTGGTCACCCACCAAGATCAGTCCTACGTCTTCACCGATACGGCGGGGATCAGACGACGAGGCAAGATTGACCGAGGAATAGAAGGCTACAGCGTTCTCCGATCGCTCCGTGCCATCGGACGATCCGACATTGCCGTGTTGCTCTTGGACGGAGTGGAAGGCGTCACAGAGCAAGATACCAAGATCGCCGGCGCGATTCTCAAGCAGGGCCGTGCCTGTATTCTCTTGATCAACAAGTGGGATCTGCGGGCCGGAGACCAGAACGCGCGACAAGCGTACGAACTCGAGTTCAACCGCCGGTTTCCCTTTCTGGCCTGGGCCCCCGTCCTCTATGGTTCAGCCCTCAAACCGGAATCTATTCGCCGCCTCTTCCCGCTCCTCAAAGATGTGCACGGGATGTTTACCAAGCGCGTCTCCACCGGCGCGTTGAATATCTGGCTGCAGAAAATTCTGGAGACCCATCCATTACCGGCTCGGAAGCACAAACCCACAGCCGGGACGAAGTCGGCCTTTATGACTCAAGTCGCCACCAAACCGCCGGTCTTTGTCCTCTTCGTCGGTCATCCTGAAGACATCACCCCCGCATACCTAAAATACTTAGAGAACCAACTCCGCGAGACGTACCTCTTCACCGGCACCCCGCTCCGCATCATGGTGAGAAAGAAGTAA
- a CDS encoding PEP-CTERM sorting domain-containing protein — MIRLIGCFSVAILCCIISVPVVGAVPITYNVSFSASSFGISTGTDPAPVDPVTGSFTITLDPTVTVVDETAGIALSTLNISLGSALAYNFDASTQLLIVGGIETGAESIQILPSTDDFYLHISNFVGAPVFSFFEYTQTAVSGNNSFLAAGGSVNSVNTSSPVPEPATVLLLAAGLVGVGVWRSRVGKDKA; from the coding sequence ATGATCCGATTGATTGGGTGTTTTAGCGTCGCGATTCTGTGCTGCATCATATCCGTTCCCGTGGTGGGTGCCGTCCCGATAACGTACAATGTCTCCTTTAGTGCCAGTTCATTTGGCATCTCCACAGGAACTGATCCAGCACCAGTAGACCCTGTTACCGGCAGCTTCACTATCACGCTTGATCCCACAGTGACAGTGGTTGACGAAACTGCCGGTATTGCATTGAGCACCTTAAATATTTCCTTAGGGTCTGCACTCGCCTACAACTTCGATGCCAGCACTCAACTCCTAATCGTTGGCGGGATTGAGACCGGCGCCGAGAGTATACAGATCCTTCCATCAACGGATGATTTCTACCTCCATATTAGTAATTTTGTTGGGGCTCCGGTCTTTAGCTTTTTTGAGTACACCCAAACGGCTGTCAGTGGAAATAACTCTTTCCTCGCTGCCGGGGGTTCTGTCAATTCTGTCAATACTTCCTCACCGGTCCCAGAGCCTGCCACGGTCCTCCTGTTGGCAGCAGGCCTCGTAGGGGTAGGAGTGTGGAGGTCCCGAGTCGGTAAAGACAAAGCATGA
- a CDS encoding type II toxin-antitoxin system HicA family toxin, which yields MKRRDLERKLRIAGCYMKREGASHSLWVNPKTGVIEAVPRHAEIKEPLAKKILKNLNAE from the coding sequence GTGAAACGGCGAGATCTAGAGCGCAAGCTGCGGATCGCTGGTTGCTATATGAAACGGGAGGGTGCTTCCCACTCCCTTTGGGTGAACCCGAAGACCGGGGTTATCGAGGCGGTCCCACGGCATGCCGAGATCAAAGAACCATTAGCGAAGAAAATCCTGAAGAATTTGAATGCAGAGTGA
- a CDS encoding type II toxin-antitoxin system HicB family antitoxin, with translation MKAEFTAIIEPAPEGGYWAMCPEISGANGQGETLEEAKDSLRQAIELILEDRKADILRGLPEDAIQDKVLIE, from the coding sequence ATGAAAGCTGAGTTCACGGCAATTATCGAACCGGCACCCGAGGGGGGCTACTGGGCTATGTGCCCGGAGATTTCCGGCGCCAACGGGCAAGGGGAAACACTGGAGGAGGCGAAGGATAGTCTGCGGCAGGCGATTGAATTGATTCTCGAAGACCGCAAGGCGGATATTCTTCGCGGACTGCCCGAAGATGCGATTCAAGACAAGGTACTGATTGAGTGA
- a CDS encoding antitoxin family protein, with the protein MTTTIRARMKGGIIEPLDRVDLPEGQDMMITILIPPSTADREAFRHSAGRWQGTFLPVISSSR; encoded by the coding sequence ATGACGACTACGATACGGGCTCGAATGAAAGGCGGGATCATCGAACCACTGGACCGCGTCGATTTGCCGGAAGGTCAGGATATGATGATCACGATCCTCATCCCACCATCGACAGCGGACCGAGAAGCGTTTCGGCACAGTGCTGGAAGGTGGCAGGGCACGTTTCTTCCTGTGATTTCCTCTTCCCGATAG
- a CDS encoding RNA polymerase sigma factor: protein MTRRRPEKSSARTQSAKDFDTLYRDHVDLMHRFAHRLCGEAEAAKDLVQETFLNAYRGLDRFRGDAQISTWLYTIASRVCLRMRRKRKGAPERELSLEEFIPTSDGEFRLQIPIDGLSPEAALHNKQLREALDRAINQLPKKYKMVLVLRDMEGLSAKEVGTIMGLNERAVKSRLHRARLFVRRQLSARGLGEPLSDHEHHEMR from the coding sequence ATGACCCGTCGCCGGCCAGAAAAATCCTCAGCTCGGACCCAATCGGCGAAGGATTTTGATACGCTATACAGAGATCATGTGGATCTTATGCATCGTTTCGCTCACCGCTTGTGTGGTGAGGCGGAAGCGGCCAAGGATTTGGTTCAGGAGACCTTTTTGAATGCCTATCGAGGCCTCGACCGGTTCCGTGGCGATGCGCAGATTTCGACGTGGCTGTACACGATCGCCTCGCGCGTCTGCCTCCGCATGCGGCGAAAACGGAAGGGCGCTCCTGAGCGAGAGTTGTCCCTTGAGGAATTCATCCCCACATCCGACGGTGAGTTTCGGTTACAGATTCCGATCGATGGCCTGAGCCCCGAAGCCGCACTCCACAATAAGCAGTTACGAGAGGCGCTCGACCGCGCGATCAATCAGCTGCCGAAAAAGTATAAGATGGTCTTGGTGCTTCGCGATATGGAAGGCCTCAGCGCCAAGGAGGTTGGAACCATCATGGGATTGAATGAACGAGCCGTGAAATCACGTCTCCATCGAGCGCGGTTGTTTGTACGCCGTCAGCTCAGTGCACGAGGACTTGGGGAACCGCTCAGTGACCATGAGCACCACGAGATGAGGTAG
- a CDS encoding anti-sigma factor family protein — protein sequence MAPRRTSTRPRRSASTQRKQAHGKAHCLRILRQLSAYIDDELSGDICEEIRRHLGACPNCETFVTSLRQTVSLCRHSPPPTLSAASRAMIRKKILGTTHTR from the coding sequence ATGGCACCACGTCGAACTTCGACACGACCACGACGATCGGCATCCACGCAACGAAAACAGGCTCATGGGAAAGCCCACTGCCTGCGTATCCTGCGCCAGTTGTCCGCCTATATCGACGACGAGCTCTCCGGAGATATTTGCGAGGAAATTCGCCGACATCTGGGCGCATGTCCGAATTGCGAAACCTTTGTGACATCGCTGCGCCAAACCGTGTCACTCTGTCGCCATAGTCCTCCGCCGACATTATCGGCAGCAAGCCGAGCGATGATACGGAAAAAGATCCTGGGGACCACACACACTCGCTAA